The proteins below come from a single Drosophila miranda strain MSH22 chromosome Y unlocalized genomic scaffold, D.miranda_PacBio2.1 Contig_Y1_pilon, whole genome shotgun sequence genomic window:
- the LOC117189712 gene encoding condensin complex subunit 3-like → MAQLPLGDDCELHRCVPLECLNVKLLLYWQCLGDYLESTQADESDQVLPELSVFCTYVNKFCESQKPDMDKFAQIEFQNMLLSLVEILDSYDLGDEIGRSNMKTLIKNLLKDCLLDHKIVRVLVRCMEKLITDLNDRMKFFIEIIYETCDLNTKQNELVHDRNLISTLLDDLDTPSKMKISSLKVKIGGSWSRYWGYKEENRISYMY, encoded by the exons ATGGCACAACTGCCCCTCGGTGACGACTGTGAGCTGCATCGATGTGTACCGCTGGAATGTCTCAACGTGAAGCTGTTGCTCTATTGGCAGTGCCTCGGCGACTATCTGGAGAGCACGCAGGCGGACGAAAGCGACCAGGTGCTGCCCGAACTGAGTGTCTTCTGCACCTATGTGAACAA GTTCTGTGAGAGCCAGAAACCGGACATGGACAAGTTCGCCCAGATAGAGTTCCAGAACATGCTGCTCTCGCTGGTGGAAATCCTGGACTCGTACGACCTGGGCGACGAGATTGGGCGTAGCAATATGAAGACGTTGATCAAAAATCTATTGAAGGACTGTCTGCTCGACCACAAGATCGTCCGCGTGCTCGTGCGTTGCATGGAGAAGCTGATCACCGACCTCAATGACCGGATGAAGTTCTTTATTGAGATCATCTACGAGACGTGTGACCTTAATACCAAGCAGAATGAGCTAGTGCACGATCGCAATCTGATCAGTACGTTGCTGGACGACTTGGACACGCCCTCGAAGATGAAGATATCCTCGTTGAAGGTGAAgatcggggggagctggagccgttactggggatataaggaagagaataggattagttatatgtattag
- the LOC117189708 gene encoding condensin complex subunit 3-like isoform X1 yields the protein MPKPKAKAKPKSKAAAAAASKREATKNNNAVSAEKENEMEISDPTSVPIREQCRGGAESMYTIMRHAELKESLHKRYEKELQQLYSRMGHQEFLNTFINVLKTVLEAEESNENGNKALSFCAKFVTSFESEKTHPMMTETFHWLLTTYSSSPHVRYRICYFVNLILEKLGPNAALDDTQCDEILETMLERVKDVSAGVRKQAVLAMQCFQIPDNPVDPVVCAYQFHLSADPLSSVRQCIITCMGRNYITVPYILQRLWDVDEKVRRHTYVNMCNYPVRAYRVAQRLTLLEQGLNDSSANVKKTVVNLPTELCGSDSGPQAGLQRGGADAFPERDQANVA from the exons ATGCCCAAACCAAAGGCAAAAGCGAAGCCAAAATCCaaagcggcggcagcagccgcatcaaAAAGGGAGGCGACCAAGAACAACAATGCCGTTTCGGCCGAAAAGGAAAACGAAATGGAGATCAGTGATCCGACCTCCGTTCCCATCCGGGAACAATGCAGAGGAGGCGCGGAATCCATGTACACAATAATGCGTCACGCGGAACTCAAGGAGTCACTCCACAAGCGCTACGAAAAGGAGCTGCAGCAACTGTACTCGAGG ATGGGCCACCAAGAGTTTCTGAACACATTCATCAATGTGCTGAAGACTGTACTCGAGGCGGAGGAGAGCAACGAGAACGGTAACAAGGCCCTGTCCTTTTGCGCGAAATTCGTGACCAGCTTCGAGTCGGAGAAGACGCACCCCATGATGACTGAAACATTCCACTGGCTGTTGACT ACATATTCCAGCAGTCCGCACGTTCGCTATCGGATTTGCTACTTTGTGAATCTGATACTTGAGAAACTGGGACCCAATGCGGCACTCGACGACACGCAGTGCGACGAGATTCTCGAGACTATGCTGGAGCGCGTGAAGGACGTGTCGGCCGGTGTGCGCAAGCAAGCAGTCCTGGCCATGCAGTGTTTCCAGATTCCGGACAATCCCGTCGATCCAGTTGTCTGCGCCTATCAGTTCCATCTGTCTGCGGATCCCTTGTCCAGCGTGCGCCAGTGCATTATCACCTGCATGGGCCGCAACTACATCACGGTGCCCTACATACTGCAGCGTCTGTGGGACGTGGACGAGAAGGTGCGCCGCCATACGTACGTCAACATGTGCAACTATCCAGTGCGCGCCTACAGGGTGGCGCAGCGCCTGACCCTCCTGGAGCAAGGTCTGAACGACAGCTCGGCCAACGTTAAAAAGACGGTGGTAAACCTACCAACAGAACTATGTGGCTCTGATAGCGGCCCTCAAGCTGGACTCCAGCGAGGAGGAGCTGATGCGTTTCCGGAGCGTGACCAAGCAAATGTTGCGTGA
- the LOC117189708 gene encoding condensin complex subunit 3-like isoform X2, whose protein sequence is MPKPKAKAKPKSKAAAAAASKREATKNNNAVSAEKENEMEISDPTSVPIREQCRGGAESMYTIMRHAELKESLHKRYEKELQQLYSRTYSSSPHVRYRICYFVNLILEKLGPNAALDDTQCDEILETMLERVKDVSAGVRKQAVLAMQCFQIPDNPVDPVVCAYQFHLSADPLSSVRQCIITCMGRNYITVPYILQRLWDVDEKVRRHTYVNMCNYPVRAYRVAQRLTLLEQGLNDSSANVKKTVVNLPTELCGSDSGPQAGLQRGGADAFPERDQANVA, encoded by the exons ATGCCCAAACCAAAGGCAAAAGCGAAGCCAAAATCCaaagcggcggcagcagccgcatcaaAAAGGGAGGCGACCAAGAACAACAATGCCGTTTCGGCCGAAAAGGAAAACGAAATGGAGATCAGTGATCCGACCTCCGTTCCCATCCGGGAACAATGCAGAGGAGGCGCGGAATCCATGTACACAATAATGCGTCACGCGGAACTCAAGGAGTCACTCCACAAGCGCTACGAAAAGGAGCTGCAGCAACTGTACTCGAGG ACATATTCCAGCAGTCCGCACGTTCGCTATCGGATTTGCTACTTTGTGAATCTGATACTTGAGAAACTGGGACCCAATGCGGCACTCGACGACACGCAGTGCGACGAGATTCTCGAGACTATGCTGGAGCGCGTGAAGGACGTGTCGGCCGGTGTGCGCAAGCAAGCAGTCCTGGCCATGCAGTGTTTCCAGATTCCGGACAATCCCGTCGATCCAGTTGTCTGCGCCTATCAGTTCCATCTGTCTGCGGATCCCTTGTCCAGCGTGCGCCAGTGCATTATCACCTGCATGGGCCGCAACTACATCACGGTGCCCTACATACTGCAGCGTCTGTGGGACGTGGACGAGAAGGTGCGCCGCCATACGTACGTCAACATGTGCAACTATCCAGTGCGCGCCTACAGGGTGGCGCAGCGCCTGACCCTCCTGGAGCAAGGTCTGAACGACAGCTCGGCCAACGTTAAAAAGACGGTGGTAAACCTACCAACAGAACTATGTGGCTCTGATAGCGGCCCTCAAGCTGGACTCCAGCGAGGAGGAGCTGATGCGTTTCCGGAGCGTGACCAAGCAAATGTTGCGTGA